The genomic segment GCTAGAAGAGGCGCTTGAAACGACCAAGATTCATTCCGTCGTAGGATTGATTCCAACTGGACAAGGTATTATTGGCACGCGACCGTTTCGGTCGCCGCATCATACGATTTCAGATGCGGCGCTGGTTGGCGGCGGAAAATATCCGCGTCCCGGCGAAGTCAGTCTCAGCCATCACGGTGTACTTTTTCTGGATGAGTTGCCGGAATTTAAAAAAAATGTACTCGAAGTCATGCGCCAGCCACTGGAAAACGGTTATGTGACCATTTCCCGATCATTGATGTCTCTCACTTATCCGGCGTCGTTCATGCTCGTCGCCGCGATGAATCCGTGTCCTTGCGGTTATGCGACTGATCCGAACCATATATGCACTTGCTCAATATCCGCTATTCAGAAATACATGTCGCGGATTTCGGGGCCGCTGATGGACAGAATTGATATTCACATCGAGGTTCCTGCTGTGAAATTTTCCGACTTGGCATCGAAATCCGGCGGCGAATCCTCGGAAGTCATTCGCCAGAGAGTTCAAGCGGCGCGGGAAATTCAACTGCGACGATTCAAAGGAATCAGAGGCGTCTATGCAAACGCACACATGGAAACAAAACTGATTCGGAATTTTTGTCGCATCGATTCCAACGGCGAAGATTTACTAAAAACCGCCATCACCAAATTAGGACTCAGCGCGCGCGCTTATGACCGGATTTTAAAAGTCTCCCGCACCATTGCCGATCTGACGAATTGCGAGGAAATTCGGACAGAACACCTCAGCGAAGCGATTCAATACCGGAGTTTAGACCGGCATCTGTGGGAATGAGAAGGGATAAGGAAAAGGTAAAGGCAGAGGTTGACGGGCGAATCGAGTGGGTGCGAAATTTTTCATGATTCCTGTTGTCTCTCGTTAGGCGACTATCCGTTTTCCCCTTCGACGATCTTGATTTCCTCTTCCGTAAGTCCGTAAAGCTGGTACACGATTTTGTCGATTCTGCTTTCGCAGTAGTCAATCTTGGACTGCATTTGATTGATTTGGGTCTGCAATTTTGCGTCTCTAATTTCTTGTTTGAGTTTCAATAAATGATCGACGAGTTTTACGATTTCGTCATGGAAGGATTTTTCAACTTGGTTTTGAAAATCAATTAACCTTATCGGAAGCTTTTCAAGATTCACCACTTTGACTTCTGCAAATATTCTTCCCTTTTCAGGGATGAGTTTCTGATACCACCAATCCAACACTTTTGAATTGATGAGCCCAAGTAAATATTGATAGGGTAAACTGTCTGCAGTAATTCTCAAATTGTGAACGTTCTTTAACGATAAATACCGATGTGTATCAAGATGGGCAATTAATCTGTCAGATGTCTGCCTGATGATAATTTTTACTTCGTCATCAAATGGCGCCTTGTATCTCGGTTCTGCGAGCCAATAGCCATAACTAATCCATCTCTCTTTTTCGATTTGCCAGACATACCGATGAAAATCTCTTCCCATTACATATTGGCGATAGCTCTTATCTTTCTTAAAATCAGCGTCAAATTCTCGGTTCTTAACCACTTTCACATTTTGCGGTGGTTTGCCTTTTCCAAGTCTGTACGGTGTCAGACCACATACCGTTAAAGCAACATCTCTGAGTAGCGGCTTCTTGTCTCTAATTTTCATAAAAAGAGCCTTGATTGCCTGATTCGACAGAATGAGGTTAGAATCAGGGTCTTTCTCCAAAAGCTCTTGTTTAATCTGGTTTTCTTCAAATTTAAATTGATCCGGTTCGCCTTTGATTTCCTTAAAGTGGTATTCCGAGAAACTATCCGACTTTTTATTTGTCAATGAAATTGTACAAGTTTCTACAACAACACTGTCAAAAACCGACTTTCTGAAAAGCTGAACTTCATCCAACCGGAACTGATCGATGACTTGTTTCCTAAAAGAGCTGTACTGCGGCATATAAAGCCACGTGGAAGGAACAATATAGGACACCAATCCAGAATACACAGAAATGTGAAATGCTCTTAGTATAAACATTAAAAATGTGTCAGAAATTGGAATGGGCAAACTATATTTGGTCAACAAATAATTTCTTGTTTCCTTTCCATAACTCGCTCCATAAGGCGGATTCCCGATGACCACATCAAAGCCGCCGCTGTTTTTATTATAATTCAGTTGAGGTTCGTTGACTTCATTCAACATTTCTTCCAGCTCGGAAGCGTACACCATCGCCTTTTTCGCATGTTGTTTTGCCTTTGTGGCGATCGTTTTTAAATCAACGCCTTTTTCAGACGTTTTTCGATTGAAAACATCCGGGAATTCCTTCTTCCAGTTAAACGGTTTGATTTTCCGTTCATCTCCAAAATCCAGCTGAGAATCGTAAATGTCCATATCGATCAGACTGTTTCCGTCTTTGATGTTGTCGTCAAGTGTTGGCAACACCCGTTCATTCCAAATTGTCAGCTGTTGCTGGATGGACGCTTCCGTCTCGCCCTCCAAACATTTAAGCAACAAACTCAACTTGGTTACTTCGACAGCGTTTACGTCAATATCGACCCCGTAAATGTTGTTCAGTAAAATCCTCTTCTTCTCTGCCGTCGTCAGGTTTCCTTCCGGCGTCAACGGATTATCTTTCTTTCCTCGATTGGATTTGGACGTTTCGTGGTAGTAGTTTTTATGCCAGTCCAACAAATACTGATAAGCGCCAATTAAAAAACTGCCGCTTCCGCAGGCGGGATCGACGATTTTAATGTCACCGACCTCTTTCGGCGTCTTTCCATCGACGAGTTTCCCGACCGTGTTTTTAACGATATATTCCACGATGTATTGCGGCGTGTAATAAACTCCGCCCGCCTTGCGAACTTCAGGCTTCTCCTCGATTTTGGCGTGATGGGCAGGAGTAATGCGGATTACTTTACCAAGAAACTGCTCATAAGCGCTTCCAAGAATTTCAACGGAGAGAACGGAAAACTCATACGGAGATTCGGGATAATACAACTCGTTCAGAATGGTCTTGATGACCTTGTTGTCAACCTTTAAGTTTTTACTTATTTGGTCTTTCTTAAAATTAAATAATCCTGAATTATATTTTTCATCGGCCTTTCGGAAAAGTTCAAACAGATTGGTATAATAGTCCCCATTCATTAGCGCCTGTTTCAGATTTCCGTAAGGCTCGATGCTTCGGTCCTCTGCAATGCGGAGAAAAATGATGCGGTCGATGGTTTGCTGAACGGCAAAATTTATTTCGTCTTCATCAAGTTGCTTGTTGTTCCAGCTGATACTTGTGGCAAGATATGTCCGCCAACTGTCAAGCGATTGCAAAAATTCTTTGTCAACGGTAGCCGTCCCTTTTTTATGCGTGTCGCTTTGGACAAACCGATCAAAACTGCCCTTCTTTACTTGTTCTTTGCTGAACGTTTCCCAGAGAAAATCGAATTCTTTCAGGTAATCCCGAAAGATCAGATACTTTATCCGCGCTACCGAGGCTTTGTCGGAAGGATTGGGTTTCTTGGTGCAGTCATAAACTGAAAACTCTTCAAAATCGGTGATGATGGAAATGGGATGTTTCGCGCTCCATCCGTATCTGCGGACCTGGTAGGCGGGTTGAATTTCGTCTTTTACGAAAACGCTCGGCTTCTTTGCTTCGACGAAAAACAGTCTCTTGCCGCCGCTCAACCGAAAAGAATAGTCAGGCGCTTTGGTCGCGCCGCCGACTTTTAACTTGTCTTCGTGAATGACTTCCCGATAGGCTTCGGCGTTTCCCTGCTCGTTATCGATGTCCCAGCCCAGCGCCTTGAAAAACGGGTCAATGAAATCCCGTCTCGTCAACGTCTCATTGTACGCGGCGTTTTTGTACGAGTCAAACTGCTCGTCAAAGCGCCCGACGAGTTCGGCTATTTTCTGGAAGGCGATTTCTTTGTCTGTCATTTCATTAATCTCAACATCTGTTTTAAATTTAAGCAAAACGGCGGATTAAAAACTGGCTCTTTTGATTTTGCCTGTGAATTGACTTTTTGAATTAGGGGCAAAAACAATGGAATGGTCAAAATAATCATTCTATTTTGTCTTCGCCAATGAAGGTTTGATGTTTCTTTATGTGTTGCCGACTAACGGTTAGGCAACACG from the Candidatus Marinimicrobia bacterium CG08_land_8_20_14_0_20_45_22 genome contains:
- a CDS encoding magnesium chelatase, with translation MSKFSLVKSAAVLGIDAYIVNVESTLSKGQTPTFTTVGLPEGAVRESKERVLSAVKNIGYYIPSNKIVINLAPADIRKEGSAYDLPIAIGILVASEFVSKKKLADYILLGELSLDGTLRSVKGALPISVSVKNSGVKGIILPMENAREAAITGDLEIIGLNTLREVIDFLDDDLHPEPVHVDVAALFEEHRKYPINFSDVRGQENAKRALEVAAAGGHNIIMIGPPGSGKTMLAKRFPTILPNLTLEEALETTKIHSVVGLIPTGQGIIGTRPFRSPHHTISDAALVGGGKYPRPGEVSLSHHGVLFLDELPEFKKNVLEVMRQPLENGYVTISRSLMSLTYPASFMLVAAMNPCPCGYATDPNHICTCSISAIQKYMSRISGPLMDRIDIHIEVPAVKFSDLASKSGGESSEVIRQRVQAAREIQLRRFKGIRGVYANAHMETKLIRNFCRIDSNGEDLLKTAITKLGLSARAYDRILKVSRTIADLTNCEEIRTEHLSEAIQYRSLDRHLWE